In the Magnolia sinica isolate HGM2019 chromosome 15, MsV1, whole genome shotgun sequence genome, one interval contains:
- the LOC131226953 gene encoding uncharacterized protein LOC131226953, with protein MVDFLIVNVPSVHNVILGRPSLNAMRAVVSTYHLMMKFPTEGGIGYIQGDQCEARRCYAIAVKKGSVKQALTVNVLDPRGPTENSFVENLERVSLDKADLSKTVQLGTTLSSKLNMDPDYKPVKQKSKPFDAERYKAIADEVSILLDAVFIEEVHYPDWIANVVLIKKANGKWWVYIDYSDLNKACSKDSFPLPRIDQLVDRQHSRAQTTLLSGCLL; from the exons ATGGTGGACTTCCTCATTGTCAATGTGCCATCAGTGCACAATGTCATTCTGGGCAGACCTTCTCTCAATGCAATGAGGGCAGTAGTCTCCACctatcatctgatgatgaagtttCCCACCGAGGGTGGAATAGGTTACATCCAAGGCGATCAATGCGAAGCTCGGAGATGTTATGCGATAGCAGTAAAGAAAGGGTCTGTGAAGCAAGCACTCACTGTCAACGTCTTAGATCCCAGAGGACCTACAGAGAATTCATTTGTGGAAAACCTGGAGAGGGTATCGCTCGATAAAGCAGATTTGAGCAAGACCGTTCAGCTCGGAACGACATTAAGTTCTAA GTTGAATATGGACCCGGATTACAAACCCGTGAAACAGAAGAGTAAACCATTCGATGCTGAACGGTACAAAGCCATAGCCGACGAAGTCTCCATCCTGCTTGACGCTGTCTTCATAGAGGAGGTACATTATCCCGATTGGATTGCAAACGTGGTCCTCATCAAGAAAGCCAATGGAAAATGGTGGGTCTATATAGATTACTCGGATCTGAATAAGGCGTGCTCAAAGGATAGCTTTCCGTTACCTCGGATCGATCAGCTGGTAGACAGACAGCACAGTCGGGCACAAACTACTCTCCTTTCTGGATGCTTACTCTAG